ACATTCGTAATGCCATACTTCCTCCATCTTGTCCACAGGGTACACCGCCTCCACATAATGTCGAATTAGCCTCAGTCTTACAGGATCAAGCTGCTTCTTATTGCATGCACCTGAGTGGTTATATTGTAGCCTTAAATTTTCTGGAGTAAACAACTCTGAAAAAAGTCTTACCAATAGCCTGGCAGCAAAATTTCCAACAGAAAGACTCTGCTGAACAATGTCCCTAATTTCTTTGTCACTTAAAAGGTACACTGAAGGCACAGGAAAGTCTGGAGGTGGAACCGCAATCTTATCTAGTGGTATTTTACAAAAGTCCTTTGTGCTACGTTCAGGAGGGAGAGGTGGTCCTTCAACTAGATCTCTGTATCTTTCGGTGTTTAAGTCAAAAGATGCAAAGTCTCGCCCCTCAGGCATTGGAACGTAGACCTTCCTCTGCTGCTGGTAAGATCTCCTTTGCTCAGTATCCCTTCGTCGACACctctcatccagctttcctacAAATTCCAGAGTCCAAACTCTATCATTCTTTGCCCTGGGATAAAGTATTTGAACATAATGTCGGATAAGTTTTATGCGAACAGGATCAAGCGGTTTCTTCCCTAGTGATCCACTGCAGTTATATTGTTTTCTCAAGTTCTCATGTGTGAAAAGTTCAGGAAACAAATGAACTAGAAGTCGTGAAGCAAAGTTTCCAATTGACAAGCTAGtctcatatatatttttaatttgctCTTTGCTAAGCAGGAATTGTTTAAAAGGGACCTCAAAGTCTGGTAGcggaatgttaactttattgaaaTCAAATGGAACGAGCCAAATTTTCTTAGATCTCCTTCCCGGCTTTTCAGTATCTGCACCGTCTTCTATCTTTACAACGGACAAATCATCGGGCAAGTTTGACTCAAAACAGTCATCCCTGGCATCATCACATTCACTGCCATCCATAAATATGCTTTCCAGCTCATCATTTATTCTATGCACACACTGCTGCAGCCAAACTTCTTCTTCTTGTACTTCTGGAAAATAAATCTCTGTGTATTGGcggatcagttgtaatctgtgtgGATCTAGAGTAAAACCTTCAGGGTCTCCAAAATACCGGTCTCCAAATTTTCTTTGGCTAAATATTTCAGGAAATAATCGATGAAACAAAAATACAGCAAATTCACCTGCAGATGAAGCCTCTTCTAAATATTCACTTAGGTCCTGTGAATTGAGGGCATACTCGGAGACAAGGGGATTGTCCCTCTCCAAACTGCCATTTTCCAACTCATTATTTTCAACAAAGTCAGCGCTTTGACTTGGCGAACTTTCCAAAAAACTGGGGGTCTGCATTCCATGGTGGGTGCTTTCCATTTCTCTTTCAGCCCAAAACCTATTAAAGAAATCATTTACCTGAGGCAAGACATCAGCTTGCCACACAGTATTGTTCTTGACAGAGGGATAACACGCTTCAACGTAGTTCCTGATCAACTGGAGATGAAGTGACTCAAGTTCATTTTTACTGAAGAATCCACAAGTGCTACAGTTTCTAGGCAATGCATTACTTCCAAAAAGCTCTGGAAACAGTTGAACCAATAACCGACATGCTAGATCGCCTGCGGAGGTACTCTGATCCATTACCTGCTTTAGCTCAGCGATAGTTAGCTGATACTCAGGCGGTGGATGAAATTCTGCCACCATTTCAAGTGGGCTCACTTTTTTCTTTATTCTATTTACCTCAAGAGACAGAAGGTCAACTTTACTGTGGAGCTGTGTCATATTGGAATTAAGAGTGTTGAGGGTGAAGAACATTTTTTGTATTAAAGAGTATACGTTTGAGTCATCACTCATTGGTGGACTCATACCATTGCTGCTAGAATCTCGTTTACGCAAGTCAGTAAATATGCGAATATTTGAAGTGCTGACCTGATTTCCTCTGTCATAAATGTCATTAGAGGACACCAGATCCGATGTTATAGGATTTCTTTTCTCTGTGATTTTATGGGAAATCCCATATAAAGGTTTCTTATAAGATAAAGTAAATTCATTGAACATTTCCTCTCCTTCATCCGGAGAAGCATTATTGCGCTCAGAATTATTTCTTAACTCCAGGTTTGAAGGTTCAGACTCTCTGTTTTTTATGTATGAAAGCAGACTCTAAAATGCAAAAGATATGTAATTAACATACATGCGCTAGATATGGGAGCACTAAAGTATGACAATATAAACATGAGGTAAGAGTGCATGATTCTACAGTTGATGAAATTATATAAGACATGAAAAATCAGAACATGTTGAAAGTAGAATTAAGGTCCATTTGCCCCAGCCAATATGGGCCGTGAATAcaggtgccgatcaacgagacagctctttgatcgtttgcttctttcacaagttgtttatggatggggacgagcagtcgttactatgATCACTCTTCATcatgcattttcatcatgtcggcagcacctctccctgtttacacagggagaggtgctgccgacaacgatgatttttattgctgcataaactatatgatcagctgatgaatgagtgtttgctcgtttataggctgatcattgccctgtttacagagggTAACGATCGGGAAggagcgtttatatgaacgctcatttgctgtatcactggcccgtgtaaaagggccttaagtgaaATATAATATCTGCTCAATATGAGAATGGACTATACATAcagaatacattatatacaggttaAGCAATCTAGAATCATTTGTGTCAGTGATTCAGTGTGTCCCTTCACAACACATTCCTCAAGGGACAGAAAAAAGATTTTACTTTAATATACAAGGAATTATTTTACATATGTCTTTGCAAATCAGCCATTTCCCCCCTCTTTTCTTCCAACAGACCTGTCCGCAAgtctgctgcaaattttcttctgtatactttttattattcatttagttTCTGTGTACCTAAAGCTCCTAAGCTGTTAGAGGTCCTTAGAGAGTCAATGTTGCCTAGCGACGGCATGAGAGACATGCGCTAGGCAACAATGCTTATTATAAATGCCGTTAAGATCGGCATTTACAGGATTATGCCGCCTAGAACCATGAATTTTACGATGGCACAATCAATCAAACATAGTTCTATTTTGTGTTGATCTGTTCCTGCATTCACACTGGCCCTTATCAATACAATTGTTCGGAAAATGGATTTAtgataattgtccagtgtaaagGAGCCTTTGCTTTTAGAAcatcctgttttttttctactacccTTTATTAACCCAATTTAAACTTAAAGGTTTGTTTCCTTATTAGACTTATGGCACAGCCACAGAGGACAGCCATTCTGAAGATAGGAGCAGGTCCAAGACATCTTgtagatataccataaatgtctagtATTTGAATACCCCATAAGTACAAAAGTAAAACTAGCTTTCCCAAAAAGCCAGTTTTAATCACCTCTGGGACGACTCGTCTTTTCTTCAAAATTGTTAAAATTTCAGCATCATTGCTTGAAGTTTCAGATATGTTATGAACTTGTTTCCGTTTACTGGACTGACAGTTCAGGGTACCTTCTGGAATTAGCTTCCGTACAGAAGTGGAACGGGAACAAACCAGTCGATTCTCTTCTCCTGATGATTCCACTTTTACAATTTTAACTGTAAGGTTCAGAGAACACTGACATCAAATAATGAATATTTACGAAGGTATACAAAGCAGGTGACAGTAATTCTGCAGATGCTAGTCAATATAAGGTTGCAGTCACATGcggcaaatttgttgcagaaatgttctGCGACTGAAACTCAGTTTAATTTATCTGTTtttcattcagatgaatgtaaCGGATTTTCAGTTGCAACAAAATCTGATGCATATGACTGCACCCTTACTCTCTAAGGTGAAGAAAAGAAGGAACAGATTAAGGTCTCCCCTGAAGTAAATGAGATATAAATTACATTAAATAGCTTATTTCTAGATCTTATTAGTTAACATAAGGCTTAGGACACATGTAGTGCACGCTGTGCGGCTGAGGCGCAGCTAAACACCAAGCCATACCGAAGTATACCCTAACAAAGAATATGGTCAGACAATCGTAGGTTTCTTCAAGGGCAATGATGGTATCAGTTGTGTGTCGTGGCTATGCGTCAGCTATATGCTGTATCCGTCATGGCTACGTGGTTTCTGTTATAAAGGGAAACCACAACGCATGTGTTAATTAATTAGCCAAATTATTAGCTGCTAATCAAGAACCATCTTTTAAAGACATTAGCCAGTGTACAGCTTTCTGTTCctctaaggccgaattcagacgaacgtgaggaAACTctgacggcagtttttcacgtcagacTTGCCCACGTGCGGGTTCCGTTTTCACTGATCCCCATACTCGTTGAGGGATCTGTGGAAACGgaacaatataggacatgttttatttttcaatggacccttcaaacggtccgttgaaacaacggccgtgtaaacggccccattgaaataccatCGTCCGTGTGAGGCCAtggtttgaacggccgtcacacggacgtatactacggtcatctgaattcggcctaaaaaGGTgtagtcacacgtggcagattttgttgcagaaatttctgcgattcAAAA
This genomic stretch from Rhinoderma darwinii isolate aRhiDar2 chromosome 4, aRhiDar2.hap1, whole genome shotgun sequence harbors:
- the BEND3 gene encoding BEN domain-containing protein 3, with the translated sequence MNSVEFRDEDDDTEVKIVKVESSGEENRLVCSRSTSVRKLIPEGTLNCQSSKRKQVHNISETSSNDAEILTILKKRRVVPESLLSYIKNRESEPSNLELRNNSERNNASPDEGEEMFNEFTLSYKKPLYGISHKITEKRNPITSDLVSSNDIYDRGNQVSTSNIRIFTDLRKRDSSSNGMSPPMSDDSNVYSLIQKMFFTLNTLNSNMTQLHSKVDLLSLEVNRIKKKVSPLEMVAEFHPPPEYQLTIAELKQVMDQSTSAGDLACRLLVQLFPELFGSNALPRNCSTCGFFSKNELESLHLQLIRNYVEACYPSVKNNTVWQADVLPQVNDFFNRFWAEREMESTHHGMQTPSFLESSPSQSADFVENNELENGSLERDNPLVSEYALNSQDLSEYLEEASSAGEFAVFLFHRLFPEIFSQRKFGDRYFGDPEGFTLDPHRLQLIRQYTEIYFPEVQEEEVWLQQCVHRINDELESIFMDGSECDDARDDCFESNLPDDLSVVKIEDGADTEKPGRRSKKIWLVPFDFNKVNIPLPDFEVPFKQFLLSKEQIKNIYETSLSIGNFASRLLVHLFPELFTHENLRKQYNCSGSLGKKPLDPVRIKLIRHYVQILYPRAKNDRVWTLEFVGKLDERCRRRDTEQRRSYQQQRKVYVPMPEGRDFASFDLNTERYRDLVEGPPLPPERSTKDFCKIPLDKIAVPPPDFPVPSVYLLSDKEIRDIVQQSLSVGNFAARLLVRLFSELFTPENLRLQYNHSGACNKKQLDPVRLRLIRHYVEAVYPVDKMEEVWHYECIPSIDERCRRPNRKKCDILKKATKIK